A region of Takifugu rubripes chromosome 6, fTakRub1.2, whole genome shotgun sequence DNA encodes the following proteins:
- the nkx6.1 gene encoding homeobox protein Nkx-6.1 isoform X2 encodes MLAVGQMDGSRQSAFLLSTPPLAALHSMTEMKTPLYPAYPLSSTSPATTSPNPGGMAVSSPGIKSSAVLSSGLASPQQSSSATPHGINDILNRPAATIAGAAAAAVAAASSSTGILSGLPRFSSLSPPPPPGLYFSPGAAAVAVARYPKPLADLPGRTPIFWPGVMQSPHWRDARFACSPHQNSVLLDKDGKRKHTRPTFSGQQIFALEKTFEQTKYLAGPERARLAYSLGMTESQVKVWFQNRRTKWRKKHAAEMATAKKKQDSETERLKGSSDNEDEDDDYNKPLDPNSDDEKITQLLKKHKPGSALLLHTSENDSS; translated from the exons ATGTTAGCGGTGGGTCAGATGGACGGGTCCCGACAGAGCGCCTTCCTCCTCAGCACCCCTCCTTTGGCAGCTCTGCACAGCATGACCGAGATGAAGACCCCGCTGTACCCGGCGTACCCGCTCTCCTCCACCTCGCCGGCCACCACCTCCCCAAACCCTGGCGGCATGGCGGTGTCCTCCCCCGGAATCAAAAGCTCCGCGGTGCTGTCCTCGGGGCTCGCTTCTCCGCAGCAGTCCTCCTCCGCCACCCCTCACGGGATCAATGACATCCTCAACCGGCCCGCGGCCACCATCGCCGGGGCCGCGGCGGCCGCCgtcgccgccgcctcctcctcgaCGGGGATTCTATCGGGGCTCCCGCGGTTCAGCAGCCTCAGCCCGCCGCCTCCTCCCGGACTTTACTTCAGCCCCGgcgcggcggcggtggcggtggccCGGTACCCGAAGCCGTTGGCGGACCTCCCGGGGAGGACGCCGATCTTCTGGCCGGGAGTCATGCAGAGTCCGCACTGGAGGGACGCCAGATTTGCGTGTTCGcccc ATCAGAATTCCGTGTTACTGGACAAAGACGGCAAAAGGAAACACACGCGGCCCACGTTTTCTGGACAGCAGATATTTGCGCTGGAAAAGACTTTTGAGCAGACGAAATATCTGGCGGGGCCCGAGAGAGCGCGGCTGGCTTATTCCCTGGGAATGACCGAGAGCCAAGTCAAG gttTGGTTTCAGAACAGAAGAACCAAATGGAGGAAAAAGCACGCAGCCGAGATGGCCACGGCCAAGAAGAAGCAGGACTCGGAGACCGAGAGGCTGAAGGGCAGCTCGGAcaacgaggacgaggacgacgacTACAACAAGCCTCTGGATCCCAACTCGGACGACGAGAAGatcacacagctgctgaagaAACACAAACCGGGctcggcgctgctgctgcacacgtCGGAGAACGACAGCTCCTAA
- the nkx6.1 gene encoding homeobox protein Nkx-6.1 isoform X1: MLAVGQMDGSRQSAFLLSTPPLAALHSMTEMKTPLYPAYPLSSTSPATTSPNPGGMAVSSPGIKSSAVLSSGLASPQQSSSATPHGINDILNRPAATIAGAAAAAVAAASSSTGILSGLPRFSSLSPPPPPGLYFSPGAAAVAVARYPKPLADLPGRTPIFWPGVMQSPHWRDARFACSPRECVCWLKHIPELLINECDQNSVLLDKDGKRKHTRPTFSGQQIFALEKTFEQTKYLAGPERARLAYSLGMTESQVKVWFQNRRTKWRKKHAAEMATAKKKQDSETERLKGSSDNEDEDDDYNKPLDPNSDDEKITQLLKKHKPGSALLLHTSENDSS; encoded by the exons ATGTTAGCGGTGGGTCAGATGGACGGGTCCCGACAGAGCGCCTTCCTCCTCAGCACCCCTCCTTTGGCAGCTCTGCACAGCATGACCGAGATGAAGACCCCGCTGTACCCGGCGTACCCGCTCTCCTCCACCTCGCCGGCCACCACCTCCCCAAACCCTGGCGGCATGGCGGTGTCCTCCCCCGGAATCAAAAGCTCCGCGGTGCTGTCCTCGGGGCTCGCTTCTCCGCAGCAGTCCTCCTCCGCCACCCCTCACGGGATCAATGACATCCTCAACCGGCCCGCGGCCACCATCGCCGGGGCCGCGGCGGCCGCCgtcgccgccgcctcctcctcgaCGGGGATTCTATCGGGGCTCCCGCGGTTCAGCAGCCTCAGCCCGCCGCCTCCTCCCGGACTTTACTTCAGCCCCGgcgcggcggcggtggcggtggccCGGTACCCGAAGCCGTTGGCGGACCTCCCGGGGAGGACGCCGATCTTCTGGCCGGGAGTCATGCAGAGTCCGCACTGGAGGGACGCCAGATTTGCGTGTTCGccccgtgagtgtgtgtgttggctgaaACACATTCCCGAGCTTCTCATAAATGAATGTG ATCAGAATTCCGTGTTACTGGACAAAGACGGCAAAAGGAAACACACGCGGCCCACGTTTTCTGGACAGCAGATATTTGCGCTGGAAAAGACTTTTGAGCAGACGAAATATCTGGCGGGGCCCGAGAGAGCGCGGCTGGCTTATTCCCTGGGAATGACCGAGAGCCAAGTCAAG gttTGGTTTCAGAACAGAAGAACCAAATGGAGGAAAAAGCACGCAGCCGAGATGGCCACGGCCAAGAAGAAGCAGGACTCGGAGACCGAGAGGCTGAAGGGCAGCTCGGAcaacgaggacgaggacgacgacTACAACAAGCCTCTGGATCCCAACTCGGACGACGAGAAGatcacacagctgctgaagaAACACAAACCGGGctcggcgctgctgctgcacacgtCGGAGAACGACAGCTCCTAA
- the rpl17 gene encoding large ribosomal subunit protein uL22 — protein sequence MVRYSLDPENPTKSCKSRGSNLRVHFKNTRETAQAIKGMHIRKANKYLRDVVVKHQCVPFRRYNGGVGRCAQAKQFGWTQGRWPKKSAEFLLHMLKNAESNAELKGLDVDSLVIEHIQVNKAPKMRRRTYRAHGRINPYMSSPCHIEMILTEKEQIVPKPEEEIAQKKKVSQKKLKKQKLMARE from the exons ATGGTCCGCTACTCTCTCGACCCCGAGAACCCGACGAAAT CATGCAAGTCGAGGGGCTCCAACCTCCGGGTTCACTTCAAG AACACCCGTGAGACAGCCCAGGCCATCAAGGGCATGCACATCCGCAAGGCTAACAAATACCTGAGGGACGTCGTCGTCAAACACCAGTGCGTCCCCTTCCGTCGCTACAATGGCGGCGTCGGCAGGTGTGCCCAG GCCAAACAGTTCGGTTGGACTCAGGGGCGCTGGCCCAAGAAGAGTGCCGAGTTCCTTCTGCACATGCTTAAAAATGCTGAGAGCAACGCTGAGCTGAAG GGCCTGGATGTGGACTCTCTGGTCATCGAACACATCCAGGTCAACAAGGCCCCCAAGATGAGGAGACGCACGTATCGCGCTCACGGCCGCATCAACCCCTACATGAGCTCTCCCTGCCACATCGAGATGATCCTGACCGAAAAGGAGCAGATCGTCCCCAAACCAGAGGAGGAGATCGCCCAGAAGAAAAAG GTTtcacagaagaagctgaagaagcagaaaCTGATGGCACGGGAGTGA